The genomic region ATTATTTTCCACAACATATTTAAACAGCGTATTAATGTCTGATTCATCTAAGCTCCCCGTAACATCCAGTGCATCTTTTAAAGTGAGGCGATCATCCCCAAATGCGATAGCTTGATCCATAATACTTAATGCATCACGCATCCCACCTTCAGATACCTTAGCAATAAAATTAAGCGCATCTTCATCATAAGCAATATTTTGAGTTGTTGCGACGTGTGCGAGACGATCAACAATTTGATTCATATTAATTGCCTTAAAATCAAAGCGCTGTGCACGTGAAATAATAGTCGGCGGTATCTTATGAGGCTCAGTTGTCGCTAATATAAAAATGGCATGTGAGGGTGGTTCTTCTAACGTCTTCAAAAGTGCATTAAACGCACCCGTCGTTAACATATGAACCTCATCAATAATATATACTTTATAACGTGATTCACTCGGTGCGTATTTGACCTTATCTCGAATATTACGAATTTCATCTACACCATTATTACTTGCTGCATCAATTTCAATAACATCAGAATTAGTTCCTTGTGTAATGCCTTTGCATATAGGGCATTCATTACAAGGCTCGCCATCATCACGAACTTCACAGTTAATTGCCTTAGCAAAAATTTTCGCAATACTTGTTTTACCTGTACCTCTAGGACCACTAAAGATGTAGGCATGTGATTGTTTATTTTTGGCAATGGCATTTCGAAGCGTTCTTGTAACATGTTCCTGTCCGACAACATCGTCAAAACTTTGAGGTCGAAACATACGGTATAATGCTTGATAATTCACACTTGCACCTCCGAATTTGCAATGATTTTATTATACCATGCCTATGATATTTTGTATGACTGAAAACATAATCTAAAAGATAGCTGACTCCATTAGTTGTCCATGAGGTGGATCTTCCAGCGTATCCCACAAAAATTTAACTTTAAAATCATCCTCTTTCATATTAAGAGGTGGCTTAATATTGAAATTTAAAATGGGTTCATAGCCAAGTTTTTGAAAGTAGCCATAATGGTCTAATACAACGATAGCCGTGTATTCTTCATTTAACGCTCTTTCTTCTAGAGCTTGAACGAGTGCTTTTCCAATCCCTTTTGACTGATATGGTGTCGCTACTGCTAATGACAGAAGTGCAAGAACTTGATACGACAACTCAGCACCCTTTATTGTAATCTCAGAACACATGGCATGACCAATCACTTGACCTTCACTTGTTTTAGCAATGACCTCTAGCTCATATCTATAATCGTTCGCATACCTGAGCCGTTTGATGCGCTCTAATATTTTAGATACGGGAATAGACGTTTGTTCAAATGCCTGTTCAACCATTTCCAGCGATGCTTCGTATTCATTTTCAGTTAATGTACTTAAAAATATCGACATTTGCATCCCCCCCTTTGTTGTAACTGATATGTTTATTGTATCAAAAATACTAAACGATTCATTCGATTTCGATATATCCCTTAAATTTATTAAATGTATTCCTCTTGTGCCTTTGTCATAATCACATTATATTATGATTGATAAACCCAACAAAAAAAGCTAGAACAATGACGTTCCAGCTCATCCACATTTATATTGATTATATATCTTTATATGTTTTGAAAATAAAAAACCATGCACCTTTGTGTTGAATGTGTATCATAAACGTTACCAGAATCGACAGCTAAATCTCGGCTACCCCACGGCACATATGAGAATCCACTTAATGCTGCTTCCGTCAGGACCTGACAT from Staphylococcus felis harbors:
- a CDS encoding GNAT family N-acetyltransferase: MSIFLSTLTENEYEASLEMVEQAFEQTSIPVSKILERIKRLRYANDYRYELEVIAKTSEGQVIGHAMCSEITIKGAELSYQVLALLSLAVATPYQSKGIGKALVQALEERALNEEYTAIVVLDHYGYFQKLGYEPILNFNIKPPLNMKEDDFKVKFLWDTLEDPPHGQLMESAIF